In the genome of Nymphaea colorata isolate Beijing-Zhang1983 chromosome 9, ASM883128v2, whole genome shotgun sequence, one region contains:
- the LOC116260479 gene encoding calcium-dependent protein kinase 17-like, producing MGNCCSHGSKEEKPTKPDQNANPAAMSNPAAMSNPAAMAATGSPPTQEPSAPSNHSPPANPTQSTGRPPAKPAPLGPVLGRPMEDVRITYTIGKELGRGQFGVTHLCTHKVTGEQFACKTIAKRKLTNKEDVEDVRREVQIMHHLTGQPNIVELKGAYEDKHSVHLILELCAGGELFDRIIAKGYYTERAAAALLRTIVQTVHTCHSMGVVHRDLKPENFLLLSKDEDAPLKVTDFGLSVFFKPGEVLKDIVGSAYYIAPEVLRRRYGPEVDIWSIGVMLYILLSGVPPFWAESEHGIFNAILRGHIDFTSDPWPSISAGAKDLVRKMLNADPKQRLTAFQVLNHPWIKDDGEAPDIPLDNAVFNRLKQFRAMNKFKKVALRVIAGCLSEEEIMGLKEMFKSMDTDNSGTITFEELKQGLAKQGTKLSEMEVKQLLEAADSDGNGTIDYDEFITATMHLNRMDKEDHLYTAFQYFDKDNSGYITTEELEQALREYGMHDGRDIKDIIAEVDADNDGRINYDEFVAMMRKGNPEAVPKKRRESFSETPSRKE from the exons ATGGGTAACTGCTGTTCCCATGGAAGCAAGGAAGAGAAACCCACTAAGCCAGACCAGAATGCCAATCCTGCCGCCATGTCCAATCCTGCAGCCATGTCCAACCCTGCGGCCATGGCTGCAACTGGTTCTCCTCCTACCCAGGAGCCATCTGCTCCATCCAACCACTCTCCTCCAGCCAACCCGACTCAGAGTACGGGAAGGCCACCTGCAAAACCAGCACCGCTTGGCCCTGTTCTCGGCCGCCCCATGGAAGATGTACGTATCACCTACACGATTGGGAAGGAACTTGGTCGCGGTCAATTTGGGGTAACCCATCTCTGCACCCATAAGGTTACAGGCGAACAGTTTGCCTGCAAAACAATTGCAAAGAGGAAACTCACCAACAAGGAGGATGTTGAGGATGTCCGCCGTGAGGTACAGATAATGCACCATCTCACAGGGCAGCCAAACATTGTTGAGCTCAAAGGTGCCTATGAAGATAAGCATTCTGTTCACCTGATACTGGAACTTTGCGCTGGGGGAGAGCTCTTCGACAGGATTATTGCAAAAGGATACTACACAGAGCGGGCTGCCGCTGCGCTTCTGCGCACCATCGTCCAGACGGTTCACACGTGCCATTCCATGGGGGTTGTTCATCGTGACCTCAAGCCGGAAAACTTCTTGCTGCTCAGCAAAGATGAAGATGCACCCCTTAAGGTCACAGACTTTGGCCTCTCTGTTTTCTTCAAGCCAG GGGAAGTGCTGAAGGACATTGTTGGCAGTGCATACTACATTGCGCCGGAGGTCTTGAGGAGGAGATATGGACCTGAAGTTGACATTTGGAGCATTGGAGTAATGTTGTACATACTTCTCAGTGGTGTTCCCCCCTTCTGGGCTG AATCAGAGCATGGAATTTTCAATGCAATTTTACGAGGCCACATTGATTTCACAAGCGATCCATGGCCATCAATATCAGCTGGCGCAAAAGACCTAGTCAGAAAGATGCTTAATGCTGACCCCAAGCAGAGACTGACAGCATTCCAAGTTCTCA ATCATCCATGGATAAAAGATGACGGAGAAGCACCAGACATACCACTGGATAATGCGGTCTTCAACAGACTCAAGCAATTCAGAGCAATGAACAAGTTCAAGAAAGTTGCTCTCAGG GTGATAGCTGGTTGCTTATCAGAAGAAGAGATAATGGGATTGAAAGAAATGTTCAAAAGCATGGATACTGATAACAGTGGAACCATCACCTTTGAAGAACTGAAGCAAGGACTAGCAAAACAAGGAACAAAGCTTTCTGAAATGGAAGTCAAACAGTTATTGGAAGCG GCTGATTCTGATGGCAATGGAACAATCGACTATGATGAATTCATCACAGCAACGATGCACTTGAACAGAATGGACAAGGAAGATCACTTATATACGGCATTCCAGTACTTCGATAAGGATAACAGTGG ATATATCACCACAGAAGAGTTGGAGCAAGCGTTGAGAGAGTATGGCATGCACGACGGGAGAGATATCAAGGACATCATAGCAGAAGTAGATGCTGACAAT GATGGAAGGATCAACTATGATGAATTTGTTGCTATGATGAGGAAAGGCAACCCAGAAGCGGTCCCAAAGAAGCGCAGGGAGTCATTTTCTGAAACCCCatcaagaaaagaatag